One region of bacterium genomic DNA includes:
- a CDS encoding class I SAM-dependent methyltransferase — MIKGTEKQFGYEWEFYNEIIPLHERQFEQWIQPVPLSFFRGKRFLDAGCGIGRNSLWPLKAGAASGYAFDYDPRTVGVAKENLKEYPNCGVGFESIYDIAYESEFDAAFCIGVIHHLAQPREAVERLVRALKPGGTLIIWVYAREGNERYLAFEEPLRKYFTSRVHPCITRYISIILTALLKTYLALPSPNPYLRELKERSFRHVEAMVFDQLIPRISRYFTQDEVRALIEGLPIRIRHLTHTNAMSWTLVAEKL; from the coding sequence ATGATAAAAGGGACGGAGAAACAATTCGGCTACGAGTGGGAATTCTACAATGAGATTATCCCTCTGCACGAGCGCCAGTTCGAACAGTGGATACAGCCCGTGCCGCTATCCTTCTTTCGCGGCAAGCGATTCCTCGATGCGGGCTGCGGCATCGGCCGCAACAGCCTCTGGCCGCTCAAGGCCGGCGCCGCCTCGGGCTACGCGTTCGACTACGATCCGCGGACCGTGGGCGTTGCGAAGGAAAATCTCAAAGAGTATCCCAACTGCGGCGTGGGCTTCGAGTCTATCTACGATATCGCCTATGAGAGCGAATTCGACGCGGCATTCTGCATCGGGGTGATCCATCATCTGGCGCAGCCCAGGGAGGCGGTGGAGAGGCTCGTTCGCGCGCTCAAGCCCGGCGGCACCCTCATCATCTGGGTCTATGCGCGCGAGGGAAACGAGCGCTATCTCGCGTTCGAGGAGCCGCTCAGGAAATATTTCACGTCGAGGGTGCATCCATGCATCACCAGGTACATCTCCATCATCCTCACGGCCTTGCTCAAGACATACCTGGCTTTGCCCAGCCCCAATCCATATCTTCGCGAGCTCAAGGAGCGTTCCTTCAGGCACGTGGAGGCCATGGTCTTCGATCAGCTCATCCCCCGCATCTCGCGCTACTTCACGCAGGATGAGGTGAGGGCGCTCATAGAGGGACTGCCGATCAGGATCCGGCACCTCACGCACACCAATGCGATGTCCTGGACGCTCGTCGCGGAGAAGTTGTAA
- the tig gene encoding trigger factor — translation MKEKTDKTDKPEMVEVIDSIRRSLAIHVSAAAVDKAFGEALEKVGQEAKLPGFRKGKVPESVVMQKFGHEVEAEALQIAIRSSYPDALKESGVIPLSDPRVEGAGKFEKGKPFEYKAVVEIYPDVKVKKYDGLSLTTEKIEVTDEDVEAELRGLQRQMTQLEPNPSGAIGEGMVAMIDFKGTAGGKVFEGSQAENYVVDFGAGHLLEQFESQIVGMKAGEERNISFHYPTDFFRREIAGKKGEFNVKVKEVRRKVVPKLDDDFAKELGDHKTLGDVRVEIKRRIAEYREGMAQAALREQAIRAIISEHKDLAVPTALIDAELGNMLEQLKRNAQSRGQKFDASKIDSREFVKHNIKEATDRARGYMLTRAISEAEKLSVSEEEMEERIKRMASDSRNQLAKVKEYLNKNNMIESLRSQILFEKTLDLVVSKAKIKTEKPKKEKK, via the coding sequence ATGAAAGAGAAGACGGATAAGACGGACAAACCGGAAATGGTCGAGGTCATCGACTCCATCCGCCGCTCGCTCGCCATCCATGTCTCCGCTGCGGCGGTGGACAAGGCGTTTGGCGAGGCGCTGGAGAAGGTGGGGCAAGAGGCCAAACTCCCCGGCTTTCGCAAGGGCAAGGTGCCGGAAAGCGTGGTGATGCAGAAGTTCGGCCACGAGGTCGAGGCCGAGGCCCTGCAGATCGCGATCCGTTCGAGCTATCCGGACGCCCTGAAGGAATCCGGCGTAATACCGCTCTCCGATCCTCGCGTCGAGGGCGCGGGCAAGTTTGAGAAGGGCAAGCCGTTCGAGTACAAGGCCGTCGTCGAGATATATCCTGACGTGAAGGTGAAAAAATACGACGGTCTCTCCCTCACGACTGAGAAGATCGAGGTGACGGACGAGGACGTGGAGGCCGAGCTCAGGGGCCTCCAGCGACAGATGACGCAGCTCGAGCCCAACCCCTCCGGCGCGATCGGCGAGGGCATGGTCGCCATGATCGATTTCAAGGGCACTGCCGGCGGAAAGGTTTTCGAGGGGAGCCAGGCCGAGAATTACGTGGTGGATTTCGGCGCAGGCCACCTGCTCGAGCAGTTCGAATCCCAGATCGTGGGCATGAAGGCGGGCGAGGAACGAAACATCTCGTTCCACTATCCGACCGATTTCTTCAGGCGCGAGATCGCGGGCAAGAAGGGCGAGTTCAACGTGAAGGTGAAGGAGGTCCGCCGCAAGGTCGTGCCGAAGCTGGACGACGATTTCGCCAAGGAGCTTGGCGACCACAAGACCCTGGGGGACGTGCGGGTCGAGATAAAGAGGCGCATCGCGGAGTATCGCGAGGGCATGGCGCAGGCCGCGCTTCGCGAGCAGGCGATCCGCGCGATCATCTCGGAGCACAAGGACCTCGCGGTCCCCACCGCGCTCATCGACGCCGAGCTGGGCAACATGCTCGAGCAGCTCAAACGCAACGCGCAGTCGCGCGGCCAGAAGTTCGACGCCTCCAAAATCGATTCGCGCGAGTTCGTGAAGCACAACATCAAGGAGGCCACGGACAGGGCTCGCGGCTACATGCTCACGAGGGCCATATCTGAGGCAGAGAAACTCAGCGTATCTGAGGAGGAGATGGAGGAGAGGATCAAGCGCATGGCCTCTGATTCGCGCAACCAGTTGGCGAAGGTTAAGGAATATCTAAATAAGAACAATATGATAGAGAGTCTTCGCTCCCAAATCCTCTTCGAGAAAACCCTTGATTTAGTGGTGAGCAAGGCTAAGATCAAAACGGAAAAGCCAAAAAAAGAGAAAAAATAA